A section of the Salmo salar chromosome ssa05, Ssal_v3.1, whole genome shotgun sequence genome encodes:
- the LOC106604614 gene encoding protocadherin gamma-A5, with translation MAMQNLRRRWLSGWAFCNFALIFLHLKGISAQIRYSIQEELKVGTAVGNIANDLGFDTSRLADRNLRIVSGTKQDLFQVNQRDGALLVNHRVDREELCVKSTPCFINLKAVIENPLEMHQVTVEVMDVNDNSPTFPDETYNLEILESATTGARLQLEGAHDPDTGVHSLQSYKLSQNQYFRVEIEDFGEDGKIPFLILQRPLDREHTARHDLTLTALDGGKPPKSGTVNVTVTVSDVNDNTPVCDKQKYTVTVKENVPKGTFLLRVNASDSDEGMNGEVEYSLRSKFRGMAAEPFELDSKTGELKVKGGLDFEEKQVYEMKILASDKGAVSLSTHCNVLVRVEDVNDNRPEIDVTSLSSRIPEDATPGTVVALMGMNDLDSGVNGQVVCSLPKDLPFVLKPSLDGNFFSLVTNDYLDKESVPRYDITITAKDLGIPPLASTKVIQVEVVDVNDNSPLFTENPYAFYVVENNKPGMPMFSVSASDVDDGENAAILYSLDRGSTGQSVTSFLNMNEGNGTIYALKSFDFETLKTFQFCVIAKDSGTPSLSSNVTVNVFILDQNDNAPVILYPVSTNGSAEGVEEIPRNVNAGHLVTKVRAYDADIGYNGWLLFSLKEVTDHSLFALDRYTGQIRTLRSFTETDEAEHKLVILVKDNGNVSLSATATVIIKVVEPKEAFAASDVKSSVKDEEENSVTFYLIITLGSVSTLFLISITVLIVMQCSKPQDYSSKYLQDANNDGTLCHSIQYRSGDKRYMLVGPRMSIGSTIVPGSNGNTLVLPEHRRRASGEVRTRSLFFTAY, from the coding sequence ATGGCGATGCAAAACCTGAGAAGACGGTGGCTAAGCGGATGGGCATTTTGTAATTTTGCTCTTATTTTTCTTCATTTGAAAGGAATCTCCGCGCAGATACGATACTCCATTCAAGAGGAATTAAAAGTCGGAACGGCAGTTGGGAATATAGCTAACGACCTGGGATTCGACACGTCGAGATTAGCGGACCGGAATCTTCGTATCGTGTCTGGAACAAAGCAGGACCTCTTCCAGGTAAACCAGAGAGATGGCGCTTTGCTAGTGAACCACAGAGTAGACCGAGAGGAACTGTGCGTAAAATCCACGCCGTGTTTCATCAACTTGAAAGCGGTGATAGAGAATCCGCTAGAAATGCACCAAGTCACGGTCGAGGTAATGGATGTAAATGATAACTCCCCTACCTTTCCAGATGAAACCTATAACTTAGAGATACTAGAGTCTGCTACCACTGGAGCCCGACTCCAGTTGGAAGGAGCTCACGACCCAGACACTGGCGTACATTCTTTGCAATCTTATAAATTAAGCCAGAATCAATATTTTCGAGTAGAAATTGAGGACTTTGGCGAGGATGGCAAAATTCCGTTTTTGATTTTACAAAGACCTTTGGACAGGGAACACACAGCCCGACATGATTTGACGTTAACGGCCTTAGATGGAGGCAAGCCACCGAAATCGGGAACTGTTAATGTTACAGTTACTGTGTCTGATGTAAACGACAATACTCCTGTATGTGATAAGCAGAAATATACCGTAACAGTAAAAGAAAACGTACCTAAAGGTACATTTCTATTGCGAGTTAATGCCTCTGATTCGGATGAAGGCATGAATGGTGAGGTGGAGTATTCATTGCGAAGTAAATTCAGAGGTATGGCTGCTGAGCCATTTGAGTTGGACAGCAAAACAGGGGAGCTAAAAGTGAAGGGAGGCCTTGATTTCGAGGAGAAGCAGGTGTATGAGATGAAGATATTGGCCTCGGACAAGGGAGCGGtatctctctccacacactgcaACGTGCTCGTCAGAGTGGAAGACGTGAACGACAACAGGCCTGAGATTGACGTCACCTCTCTGTCGAGCCGGATACCAGAGGACGCAACTCCCGGAACCGTGGTGGCTCTGATGGGGATGAACGACCTGGACTCCGGTGTAAACGGACAAGTAGTCTGTTCATTACCGAAGGATTTACCGTTTGTTCTGAAGCCTTCTCTTGATGGAAATTTCTTTTCGTTAGTCACCAATGATTACCTTGATAAAGAGTCGGTACCTCGGTATGATATTACAATCACGGCTAAAGACTTAGGAATCCCTCCTCTGGCGTCAACTAAAGTCATTCAAGTGGAGGTAGTAGATGTTAACGATAATAGTCCGCTATTCACTGAAAACCCATATGCATTTTATGTCGTTGAAAACAATAAGCCCGGTATGCCCATGTTCTCAGTTAGCGCGTctgatgttgatgatggtgaaaACGCAGCAATTTTATATTCACTGGACCGTGGGAGCACTGGACAAAGCGTGACATCCTTCCTAAACATGAACGAAGGCAACGGTACCATTTACGCACTAAAGAGCTTTGACTTTGAAACCCTCAAAACGTTCCAGTTCTGCGTCATTGCCAAAGACTCTGGAACTCCGTCTCTAAGCAGCAACGTCACAGTGAACGTGTTTATTCTGGATCAGAACGACAACGCTCCAGTGATCTTGTATCCAGTCAGCACTAACGGTTCCGCTGAAGGTGTGGAGGAGATTCCCCGCAATGTGAACGCAGGCCATTTGGTGACTAAAGTGAGAGCCTATGACGCTGATATAGGATATAACGGCTGGTTATTATTTTCACTGAAGGAAGTTACTGACCACAGTCTCTTTGCTTTGGACCGCTATACAGGACAGATAAGGACACTTcggtcattcacagagacagacgAGGCTGAGCATAAACTGGTCATACTGGTAAAAGACAATGGGAACGTTTCACTGTCAGCAACAGCTACTGTGATTATCAAGGTTGTGGAGCCCAAAGAGGCTTTTGCAGCTTCTGATGTTAAAAGTTCAGTCAAAGACGAGGAGGAGAACAGcgttacattttatttgatcattaCTTTGGGGTCAGTTTCAACGCTTTTTCTCATCAGTATCACCGTGTTGATTGTAATGCAGTGCTCCAAACCCCAAGACTATTCCTCCAAGTATTTACAAGATGCGAATAACGACGGGACACTGTGCCACAGCATCCAGTACAGATCCGGAGACAAACGGTACATGTTAGTTGGACCCAGAATGAGTATAGGTTCGACTATAGTCCCGGGAAGCAATGGGAATACTCTAGTGTTACCCGAACACAGGAGGAGAGCTTCTGGAGAGGTAAGAACTCGCTCTCTATTCTTTACTGCCTATTAA